From the Rhinatrema bivittatum chromosome 7, aRhiBiv1.1, whole genome shotgun sequence genome, one window contains:
- the LOC115096075 gene encoding uncharacterized protein LOC115096075 translates to MEKLYPLPEECLDMLKMPKMDSSVTAVTKHTTIPVVGAMALRDVQDCKLEFHLKRLFEVLALGVRALICSSLMQQASLRWLGIFILVKSRYDSAQQVPKKKVSTSVEEAIAAIKTPVPGLVKLFLVRKAREGVARREHSRALTVKAGDVFKSAYWALAQHMLDEGFLPDEDLLFFLTHSEIGEVLQQRPPALILRYLMRSQLSSTSRLSFFFAWWFLSAQRKSESASVEL, encoded by the exons ATGGAGAAGCTTTATCCTCTCCCGGAGGAGTGCTTAGACATGCTGAAAATGCCCAAGATGGATTCCTCTGTGACTGCAGTTACTaagcacaccaccatcccggtggtgggTGCCATGGCCCTAAGGGATGTCCAAGACTGCAAGCTAGAATTCCATCTCAAGCGCCTCTTCGAAGTCTTGGCCTTGGGTGTCCGGGCGTTGATCTGCAGCAGCctcatgcagcaggcaagcctcag ATGGCTGGGAATATTTATCCTTGTGAAATCCAGATATGACAGTGCTCAACAGGTACCAAAGAAGAAAGTTTCAACTTCTGTGGAAGAAGCTATTGCTGCCATAAAGACCCCAGTCCCGGGGTTAGTAAA GCTCTTTCTGGTAAGAAAAGCCAGAGAAGGTGTGGCCAGGCGGGAGCACTCCAGGGCGCTGACTGTGAAGGCTGGAGATGTTTTCAAGAGTGCTTACTGGGCGCTGGCTCAGCACATGCTGGATGAG GGCTTCCTGCCTGATGAGGACTTGCTCTTCTTCCTGACGCATTCTGAGATCGGAGAAGTCCTGCAGCAGAGACCTCCAGCCTTGATCCTCAGGTACCTCATGAGGTCACAGCTGAGCTCCACTTCCcgtctttcctttttctttgcctGGTGGTTTCTTTCTGCTCAGCGTAAATCAGAATCAGCCTCTGTTGAGCTATGA